In Pseudothermotoga hypogea DSM 11164 = NBRC 106472, the following are encoded in one genomic region:
- a CDS encoding MATE family efflux transporter: MPRDLTEGSLSKNLLYMAVPTMGGFAVQVLYDIVDMFWIGKISSRAIAGVAVFSSIFWLISVLNEIIGTGSVSMISQAYGAKDYARVNRTIEQTIVFKIFVALIATILLILFLKPLMMFFSKDEEVIAAGIDYGFWRIFFLPIFFATYSIYTALRTTGESKLPNIMMAVGAVTNMVLDPIFMFTRVPGLNIRGLGLGVKGAAIATVVASSVVFVWGLIVLFRGQGVIKITPAGLFKLDWSIDKKLLVVGLPSGIEMFLRNLSNMIMVKLFSMYGSTVLAAIGIVDRMIGLAFVPLMGFSIGTSTIVGQCLGANKIERAEQTVLLAALYNALFLSALVVLANISPQLVIEFFTKDQAVVREGAFAIRLGSWAVLIAGFSISLMSAFFGAGYTKAAMFSSIVGRWFVQVPYSVLVALVLKLPIKFLWFSFLFAEIGEISYASAVFFKGKWKSYRVI, from the coding sequence ATGCCGAGAGATTTGACCGAGGGAAGCCTCAGCAAGAATCTTTTGTACATGGCTGTGCCCACGATGGGTGGTTTTGCCGTTCAGGTGCTCTACGATATCGTGGACATGTTCTGGATCGGTAAGATCTCTTCGCGTGCGATAGCTGGGGTGGCGGTGTTTTCCTCAATTTTCTGGCTCATCTCAGTTCTGAACGAGATCATTGGCACAGGTTCGGTCTCCATGATATCTCAGGCGTACGGGGCTAAAGATTACGCACGCGTGAATCGAACGATCGAGCAGACGATAGTGTTCAAGATCTTCGTCGCGCTGATCGCGACAATTCTGTTGATCCTTTTTCTCAAACCTTTGATGATGTTCTTCAGCAAGGATGAGGAAGTTATTGCTGCAGGGATCGATTATGGTTTTTGGAGAATATTCTTTCTGCCCATTTTCTTTGCCACCTATTCGATTTACACAGCTTTGCGGACCACAGGTGAATCCAAACTGCCCAACATCATGATGGCGGTCGGTGCGGTTACGAACATGGTTTTGGATCCCATATTCATGTTCACACGTGTACCTGGTCTCAACATAAGAGGTTTAGGACTTGGAGTCAAAGGTGCTGCGATCGCTACCGTTGTGGCTTCGTCCGTGGTGTTCGTTTGGGGTCTGATCGTGCTGTTTCGAGGCCAGGGTGTGATCAAAATAACACCTGCTGGGCTTTTCAAACTCGATTGGTCGATAGACAAAAAACTTTTGGTGGTGGGGTTACCGAGTGGGATCGAAATGTTTCTGAGAAACCTTTCGAACATGATCATGGTGAAACTGTTCAGCATGTACGGTTCGACCGTGCTGGCGGCGATAGGCATCGTCGACCGCATGATAGGACTTGCGTTTGTTCCCTTGATGGGTTTTTCCATCGGGACGAGCACCATAGTTGGACAGTGCCTTGGAGCGAACAAGATCGAGAGGGCAGAGCAAACGGTGTTGCTTGCCGCACTCTACAATGCGCTTTTCCTTTCAGCTCTTGTTGTGCTCGCGAACATATCGCCACAACTGGTCATCGAGTTCTTCACGAAGGATCAAGCTGTTGTTCGTGAAGGTGCCTTCGCGATAAGACTCGGTTCTTGGGCAGTGCTCATCGCAGGTTTTTCCATCTCTCTCATGAGTGCGTTCTTTGGTGCGGGTTACACCAAGGCGGCGATGTTTTCGAGCATCGTGGGAAGATGGTTCGTCCAGGTTCCTTATTCCGTGTTGGTGGCGCTTGTGTTGAAACTGCCGATCAAGTTTTTGTGGTTTTCTTTTCTGTTCGCTGAGATCGGGGAGATATCCTACGCATCTGCTGTGTTTTTCAAAGGTAAATGGAAGAGCTATCGGGTGATATGA
- a CDS encoding DUF6062 family protein, producing MGLVEISLKDAIAQARLECPICLLIDKALDSTIDSLLYEMVNDVTVRSELRSKGLCRGHVARIETYLSKHMELGYMGLAIIYSDVLDHLTKLLENHFDLDRGSSCFLCEKERTFESLYLKAFLNNLGELLDLYKSSESVLCFDHYAFVFSRLKNSLRETFKAIQLSKHRHLIGLLNSFVNKHDYRNKESFTPEEIVARKTVGKLIAKNLHHWRRLK from the coding sequence ATGGGTCTTGTTGAGATCAGCTTGAAGGATGCGATCGCTCAAGCGCGACTGGAATGTCCAATATGCTTACTCATAGATAAGGCTTTAGATTCAACCATCGACAGCCTTCTGTACGAAATGGTGAACGACGTAACTGTTAGGTCCGAGCTTCGATCCAAAGGATTGTGTCGTGGGCACGTTGCGAGGATAGAAACGTATCTGTCAAAACACATGGAACTGGGATACATGGGCTTGGCGATAATCTATTCTGACGTTCTGGATCATCTCACCAAACTGTTGGAAAACCACTTCGATTTGGATCGTGGCTCCAGCTGTTTCTTGTGCGAGAAGGAAAGGACCTTCGAGTCGCTGTACCTGAAGGCGTTTCTGAACAACCTTGGTGAACTGCTCGATCTGTACAAATCTTCAGAATCTGTGTTGTGTTTCGACCATTACGCCTTCGTCTTCTCAAGGCTCAAGAACTCTCTCAGAGAGACTTTCAAGGCGATTCAACTCTCGAAGCACAGGCATCTGATAGGATTGCTGAACTCGTTTGTCAACAAGCACGATTACAGAAACAAAGAGAGCTTCACTCCTGAGGAAATTGTGGCGAGAAAAACTGTAGGGAAACTCATTGCGAAGAATCTTCATCATTGGAGGCGTTTGAAATGA
- a CDS encoding AAA family ATPase gives MKQVADFAERVLKNVSRVIVGKDEVIKKILAAFLSSAHVLINDVPGVGKTMLARSFAISLGLNFSRVQCTPDLTPSDITGFNVLDPRTGQFSFKKGVLFTDVLLVDEINRATPRTQSALLQAMAEKQVSIDGVTYQLSEHFFVIATQNPVEFEGTFPLPEAQLDRFAICLSLGYLERDQEIELLRRLERSHPIESLEPVCEAGELSRMKELVKEVYVDDSVMDYAVRIVARTRTHPDVALGSSPRGSIALVHLSRALAAMSERNFVLPDDVKSIALDVLAHRLILKPEARLMRKTKQEIVEEILNSEEAPIRG, from the coding sequence ATGAAACAGGTTGCTGACTTTGCTGAACGCGTTCTGAAGAATGTCTCTCGTGTCATCGTTGGTAAAGACGAGGTCATAAAAAAGATACTGGCAGCTTTTCTGAGCTCGGCGCACGTGCTCATCAACGACGTACCCGGTGTGGGAAAGACCATGCTTGCAAGATCTTTCGCCATCTCACTCGGCTTGAACTTCAGCAGAGTGCAGTGCACCCCAGATCTCACACCTTCCGACATCACAGGATTCAACGTGCTCGATCCGAGAACCGGACAGTTCAGCTTCAAGAAGGGAGTTCTCTTCACGGACGTTCTGTTGGTGGACGAGATAAACAGGGCCACACCGAGGACACAGTCGGCCTTGCTTCAAGCCATGGCTGAAAAACAGGTGAGTATCGATGGGGTGACGTACCAGCTGAGCGAACATTTCTTCGTGATAGCGACACAGAATCCTGTGGAGTTCGAAGGAACGTTCCCGTTGCCCGAGGCGCAGCTGGATCGATTCGCGATTTGTCTGAGCCTTGGGTACCTCGAGAGGGACCAGGAGATAGAACTACTGAGAAGATTGGAAAGATCTCATCCCATAGAGTCGCTCGAACCTGTGTGTGAAGCAGGCGAACTTTCGAGGATGAAAGAACTCGTAAAAGAAGTCTACGTTGATGATTCCGTCATGGATTACGCCGTCAGGATCGTGGCCAGGACGAGGACTCATCCGGATGTCGCGCTCGGATCCAGCCCAAGGGGAAGTATCGCGTTGGTGCATCTGTCCAGAGCTCTGGCCGCGATGAGCGAGCGAAACTTCGTCTTACCCGACGATGTGAAGAGTATCGCTCTGGATGTACTCGCACACAGATTGATACTCAAGCCGGAAGCCAGATTGATGCGAAAGACCAAGCAAGAGATCGTGGAGGAAATACTCAACAGCGAGGAGGCACCGATAAGAGGGTGA
- a CDS encoding EamA family transporter, with product MSWQVVLAGFCVSLIFGFSFLFTKNALDHLNPLTFLSYRFFVASVLFVALKFFGVIRFEKKPYWKLWRLIIFQPILYFLFETMGVARINSSEAGMIVALIPIVVNVLAIFMLKERGDSIHYALLLTSFLGSVLIVGFNMTAQNLFGKLLMLLAVFSAALYTINARKFSKEFTPEEISFFMMLSGFVFFTLLSTLTGQFKLLLNVHTVSAALYLGILSSAVAFFLLNYMVKHASPILTSLFSNLTTVVACLAGVIFRGERIGSEQILGVTIVLASLFAITYRSRQTKTEFFNRRKVTHDNVNTVIHVNLLGKNLLLTPHAYERMIERGVSLEELKNVLESKDSRAMVQRNGRIKVSDGHIEVILQPSAAVLYLVTVMKKGERRRKRSSPDSIV from the coding sequence GTGAGTTGGCAGGTCGTTTTAGCAGGCTTTTGTGTCTCATTGATTTTCGGCTTCTCATTCCTTTTCACCAAGAACGCGCTGGATCATTTGAATCCTTTGACATTCCTTTCGTACCGTTTTTTCGTCGCGAGCGTTTTGTTCGTAGCGCTCAAATTTTTCGGTGTGATCAGGTTCGAGAAAAAGCCATACTGGAAGCTCTGGAGATTGATCATTTTTCAGCCCATCCTGTATTTTCTTTTCGAAACGATGGGAGTTGCGAGGATCAACTCTTCTGAAGCTGGCATGATCGTTGCACTGATACCCATCGTTGTGAACGTTCTTGCGATCTTCATGCTCAAGGAACGCGGCGATAGTATCCACTACGCTCTGTTGCTTACAAGCTTTCTTGGTAGTGTACTCATAGTTGGGTTCAACATGACGGCTCAGAACCTGTTCGGTAAACTGTTGATGTTGCTTGCGGTTTTTTCGGCGGCACTGTACACAATCAACGCGAGAAAGTTCTCGAAAGAGTTCACCCCAGAGGAGATAAGCTTTTTCATGATGCTGTCTGGATTCGTCTTTTTCACTCTTCTCAGCACACTCACAGGTCAGTTCAAACTCCTGCTCAATGTCCATACTGTCTCGGCGGCGCTGTATCTTGGAATACTTTCATCGGCCGTGGCCTTCTTCCTACTCAACTACATGGTGAAACACGCTTCGCCCATTCTGACCAGCCTGTTTTCGAACCTGACCACGGTTGTTGCGTGCTTAGCTGGTGTGATTTTCAGAGGCGAAAGAATAGGCTCCGAGCAGATCCTTGGGGTCACGATCGTACTCGCATCACTCTTTGCGATCACCTACAGAAGTCGTCAGACAAAGACGGAATTTTTTAATCGACGCAAAGTGACGCACGATAACGTAAACACGGTTATCCACGTGAATCTGTTGGGAAAGAACCTTCTTCTGACTCCGCATGCGTACGAGAGAATGATTGAGAGAGGCGTGAGCTTGGAAGAGTTGAAGAATGTGCTCGAGTCTAAGGATTCCCGAGCGATGGTTCAGAGGAACGGAAGGATCAAAGTGAGTGACGGGCACATCGAAGTGATCCTACAGCCTTCAGCTGCAGTGCTGTACCTCGTGACGGTTATGAAAAAAGGAGAACGAAGGCGGAAGCGATCATCTCCCGACTCAATCGTTTGA
- a CDS encoding glutathione ABC transporter substrate-binding protein has product MKKFLFFSLVLIAVLSFSAKYGGVARYVMGADAVSLLPANQTDNISGTVCRHIFDGLVEFDEKLNITPALAERWEISQDGTEYTFYLRKGVKFHDGADFNAQAVKKYYDYVLNSSLRRTGLFKGIVKEIVVVDDYTVKFILEKPYSPFLNRLAHEAALIVSPKAIDAYGSDPAKLGKNPVGTGPFMLKEWKIGERIELVKNPNYWREGQPYLDGIVFTIVPEDVSRVTQLRAGDVDVMFNPPPALVPVLQKDEKLVVRVEPSLRVIYIGFNTRKAPLSDVRVRQALNYAIDKQKLCATIMRNLAIPSDSPLAKYTFGYYSTGGYPYDPAKAKQLLKEAGVENLKLELLTPKGRYLNDYEVAVAVQGMLKEVGVTVDVKPMEWASYINKLFSSNPADWDYELFLLGWAPSTGEGHWVLYPLFHSDNMNPNGTGDNNTFYSNPKVDELIDKIAHELDKEKLLQYYAEVQKIIVQDAPWIFLYNMTNIVAHKKQLKNVWLLPTEFVILKYAWFE; this is encoded by the coding sequence GTGAAGAAGTTTCTGTTCTTCTCTCTGGTTCTCATCGCAGTCCTCTCGTTCTCCGCTAAGTACGGTGGAGTTGCTCGCTACGTGATGGGTGCCGACGCGGTCAGTTTGTTACCAGCCAACCAGACCGACAACATCAGCGGAACGGTGTGCCGCCATATCTTCGACGGTCTTGTCGAGTTTGACGAGAAGTTGAACATCACACCTGCGCTTGCGGAAAGGTGGGAGATTTCACAAGATGGTACTGAGTACACCTTCTACCTCAGAAAAGGTGTGAAGTTCCACGATGGAGCCGACTTCAACGCCCAGGCGGTCAAAAAGTACTACGACTATGTTCTGAACAGCTCTCTCAGAAGAACCGGTTTGTTCAAAGGCATCGTGAAAGAGATTGTCGTCGTCGATGACTACACAGTGAAGTTCATTCTTGAAAAGCCGTATTCTCCGTTCTTGAACAGGCTCGCTCACGAAGCCGCCCTGATAGTCTCTCCAAAGGCTATCGATGCATATGGCAGCGATCCAGCCAAACTCGGTAAAAATCCTGTTGGAACAGGCCCATTCATGCTCAAAGAATGGAAGATCGGAGAAAGGATAGAACTTGTCAAGAACCCGAATTACTGGAGAGAGGGTCAACCTTACCTGGACGGTATCGTCTTCACAATCGTTCCGGAAGATGTTTCGAGGGTCACACAGCTGAGGGCCGGCGATGTGGATGTGATGTTCAACCCACCACCTGCACTCGTGCCCGTTCTTCAAAAGGACGAAAAACTCGTCGTGAGGGTTGAACCGAGCCTGAGGGTGATCTACATCGGATTCAACACGAGGAAAGCCCCACTGAGCGATGTTAGAGTTAGACAAGCACTCAACTATGCGATCGACAAGCAGAAGCTCTGCGCCACGATCATGAGAAACCTTGCGATCCCATCCGATTCACCGCTTGCTAAATACACCTTTGGCTATTACTCAACTGGAGGTTATCCCTACGATCCAGCGAAGGCGAAGCAGTTGTTGAAGGAAGCTGGTGTCGAGAATCTCAAACTTGAGCTGTTGACACCGAAGGGCAGATACCTCAACGATTACGAAGTCGCGGTCGCCGTGCAGGGCATGTTGAAAGAAGTGGGAGTCACGGTGGACGTGAAACCAATGGAGTGGGCGAGTTACATAAACAAGCTGTTCTCGAGCAACCCGGCAGACTGGGACTACGAGCTCTTCCTGCTCGGTTGGGCCCCTTCGACTGGCGAAGGACACTGGGTGCTCTATCCGCTTTTCCACTCTGACAACATGAATCCTAACGGTACGGGAGACAACAACACTTTCTACAGCAACCCGAAGGTCGACGAGCTCATAGACAAAATCGCCCACGAGCTTGACAAAGAAAAGCTTCTGCAGTACTATGCGGAGGTACAAAAGATCATCGTGCAAGACGCACCTTGGATCTTCCTCTACAATATGACTAACATCGTGGCGCACAAGAAACAGTTGAAAAACGTCTGGCTGCTGCCTACAGAGTTCGTCATTCTCAAGTACGCTTGGTTCGAATGA
- a CDS encoding DUF58 domain-containing protein, producing the protein MKLKLRSISWNVQPLIVLSVASIVWLILNMSVFSVLFALLCGFLWSHFLETKRDISRLQIERKISTERAFTNQDVSFHHSVASSKRLKVTLLGQIEVGSSLTYNLFERDVFVGPEPVRIDVKTSFPTRGRKVLKNLVCYYEHPLGLFKIWAQFNAPQEVLVLPRLMPLEFFPARLREPLPGRISDFKLFEDPLRIKGLREYSNDPIKKVHWKASAKFGKLLVKEYESTAISKVFMFVDLNMAKEIFARNVWAQIRTSYEEEAVRAATAILYWLSQGNDTINMTVVGKQVLEMDWASRDGWVRAVEMLALAEGAEDGPQLSEVLFSQVPKLTFTSTVVVLSMYLTDSILPVLLETRARCSRVMIFLLPYGYRDPKYRAGRTYEMYPLDMVKLREKAKLLEQEQIIVRIIKPNQTLQEVFYEIDEVR; encoded by the coding sequence GTGAAACTGAAGCTCAGATCGATCAGCTGGAACGTTCAACCGTTAATCGTCCTGTCCGTGGCCTCGATCGTCTGGTTGATCCTGAATATGAGCGTTTTCAGCGTTCTTTTCGCTTTGTTGTGTGGTTTTCTGTGGTCGCATTTTTTGGAAACGAAACGAGACATCTCAAGGCTACAAATTGAAAGAAAAATCTCAACTGAGAGGGCGTTCACGAACCAGGATGTCTCGTTCCACCACAGCGTCGCGTCATCGAAGCGTTTGAAGGTTACTCTCTTGGGGCAGATCGAGGTGGGATCTTCACTGACGTACAACCTGTTCGAGAGAGATGTCTTTGTTGGGCCTGAACCTGTGCGAATCGATGTGAAGACTTCTTTCCCAACCAGAGGTAGAAAGGTTCTGAAGAACTTGGTCTGCTATTACGAACATCCTCTGGGTTTGTTCAAGATCTGGGCGCAGTTCAACGCGCCACAGGAGGTGCTCGTGCTGCCAAGGTTGATGCCTTTGGAGTTCTTTCCGGCACGTCTGAGAGAACCGTTACCGGGGCGAATCTCTGATTTCAAACTCTTCGAAGATCCGTTGAGGATCAAGGGCTTGAGAGAATATTCTAACGATCCGATTAAGAAGGTTCACTGGAAGGCGTCGGCGAAATTTGGAAAACTCTTGGTGAAAGAATACGAAAGCACGGCGATCAGCAAGGTCTTCATGTTCGTGGATCTGAACATGGCGAAGGAGATCTTCGCGAGAAACGTCTGGGCTCAGATTCGAACCAGTTACGAAGAAGAGGCCGTGCGTGCAGCGACGGCCATTCTGTACTGGCTCTCTCAGGGAAACGACACGATAAACATGACCGTGGTTGGAAAGCAGGTTCTCGAAATGGACTGGGCATCACGGGATGGTTGGGTGAGGGCGGTGGAGATGTTGGCGCTCGCGGAGGGCGCAGAAGATGGGCCACAGCTCAGCGAAGTGCTCTTCTCACAGGTGCCGAAGCTCACGTTCACTTCAACGGTGGTCGTGCTCTCGATGTACCTGACCGATTCGATCTTGCCAGTCTTACTCGAAACAAGGGCAAGATGTTCGCGTGTCATGATCTTTTTGCTACCCTACGGCTACAGAGATCCAAAATACAGAGCCGGAAGAACCTACGAGATGTATCCTCTGGACATGGTGAAGCTCAGAGAGAAAGCGAAACTGCTGGAACAGGAACAGATCATCGTGAGGATCATCAAGCCCAATCAGACACTTCAGGAGGTCTTTTATGAGATCGACGAGGTTCGCTGA
- a CDS encoding fibronectin type III domain-containing protein: protein MRKVFFVVLALVAFILSSCIGPTPLVPPNIPTDAPIQDGQTNVDVDGVLLQWAATGENLTYDLYLRRVTRSVGTWQLVASNLTEPRYVLTNLEPNSKYEWKVLSRDPRGRTVESPIFSFETAPHLYVVQAVEYNSGGPVEGVLVCFFDESELLVQKTTNAEGLVKFATDRESLKIVMKKYARGVSIVEGLKPTGKEAKTVPIRLATNHPDPNDPINSNLALNVEILDLSNNPIDITQPITANFKVQITFNTQHLPRLIYSKLGSIPGAGTITNPRSSASNVYLATFTMGIAGFKGEVPLYVVAYDANDNRYEKIIYLTIQQSTYALDNLYRPEKDLLMAITRRRGIEFYSLPGLENILPEVAPEGSNLLVLIRWKLWSAASGKDRPDAYNVYRSFDGENYTLIATVPYSTTYNYAYDFSSELSPGKRVWYAVSAVKGDFETELVDFGSVVPLDVFNVQLISPADKETNVSRRPIFKFKPTKQLFSPEGTVTYNFNVAIYPWVQSETYPMTAFDEEGNLVNFSTTNTNVVEVSFAEHKWYMFWVASGVVSPLFECPDMLEAGQTYDWTVGYAYAIVEDEDSVAISVACDWIYSSLRYRFDPISYMEQDAFNQFTVGSGL from the coding sequence ATGAGAAAAGTTTTCTTCGTGGTGTTAGCCCTGGTAGCTTTCATACTCAGTTCTTGCATAGGTCCCACACCGCTGGTGCCACCAAACATCCCCACAGATGCTCCAATTCAGGACGGCCAAACGAACGTTGATGTGGATGGTGTGCTGCTCCAGTGGGCTGCGACGGGTGAAAACTTGACTTACGATCTCTACCTCAGAAGAGTCACAAGAAGCGTTGGAACATGGCAACTCGTTGCGTCCAATTTGACTGAACCGAGATACGTCCTGACGAACCTCGAGCCAAATTCCAAGTACGAATGGAAAGTGCTGTCGAGGGACCCAAGGGGTAGGACGGTCGAAAGCCCCATCTTCAGTTTCGAAACCGCACCGCACCTGTACGTGGTTCAAGCCGTGGAATACAACTCTGGAGGACCAGTCGAAGGTGTTTTGGTCTGCTTCTTCGACGAATCGGAGCTACTCGTTCAAAAAACGACGAACGCCGAAGGCTTGGTGAAATTCGCCACCGATCGTGAAAGCCTCAAGATCGTCATGAAGAAGTACGCTAGAGGCGTGAGTATCGTTGAAGGGCTCAAACCGACTGGCAAAGAAGCCAAGACCGTGCCCATAAGGCTTGCCACAAACCACCCAGATCCAAACGATCCTATCAACAGTAACTTGGCTTTGAACGTCGAAATCCTCGATCTGTCGAACAACCCGATCGACATCACACAACCGATAACCGCTAACTTCAAAGTGCAGATCACTTTCAACACTCAGCACCTTCCAAGGCTCATCTATTCGAAACTTGGTTCCATCCCAGGTGCAGGTACGATAACCAATCCAAGATCAAGCGCTTCAAACGTTTACCTAGCCACGTTCACGATGGGCATCGCCGGGTTCAAAGGCGAAGTTCCACTCTACGTGGTCGCCTACGATGCGAACGACAACAGATACGAAAAGATCATCTACCTCACCATCCAACAGAGCACCTATGCGCTGGACAACCTCTACAGACCTGAAAAGGACCTGTTGATGGCCATCACGCGCAGGCGCGGGATTGAGTTTTACTCGTTACCAGGCCTTGAGAACATCTTGCCGGAGGTGGCTCCGGAAGGTTCGAACCTGTTGGTCTTGATCAGATGGAAACTGTGGTCTGCGGCTAGCGGAAAGGACAGACCGGACGCCTACAACGTCTACAGATCCTTCGACGGAGAGAACTATACCCTCATAGCCACTGTCCCGTACAGCACAACGTACAACTACGCCTACGACTTTTCATCGGAACTTTCACCGGGCAAGAGAGTTTGGTACGCTGTGAGCGCGGTCAAGGGCGACTTTGAGACGGAGTTGGTCGACTTTGGAAGCGTCGTTCCGCTGGATGTTTTCAACGTTCAGTTGATCAGTCCAGCCGATAAAGAAACAAATGTTTCGAGAAGACCGATCTTCAAGTTCAAACCGACCAAACAGCTCTTTTCTCCGGAAGGTACTGTAACTTACAACTTCAACGTTGCCATCTATCCCTGGGTGCAAAGCGAGACATACCCAATGACTGCCTTTGATGAAGAAGGCAATTTAGTTAACTTCTCCACAACCAACACGAATGTTGTAGAAGTTTCATTCGCCGAGCACAAATGGTACATGTTCTGGGTTGCCAGCGGAGTAGTCAGCCCACTCTTTGAATGTCCAGACATGCTCGAGGCTGGGCAGACGTACGATTGGACGGTTGGGTATGCCTATGCGATCGTTGAGGACGAAGATAGCGTCGCTATCTCCGTGGCGTGCGATTGGATATATTCCTCTCTGCGATACAGATTTGATCCAATATCCTACATGGAACAGGACGCGTTCAACCAGTTCACGGTAGGTTCTGGACTGTGA
- a CDS encoding alpha/beta hydrolase codes for MRFVDCKTASCSLPVFQINGEVGVLFVHGFTGSPHDFTYMAKKTYEAGFTVSVPRLPGHGTCGEDFLTTKAHDWLRRAFDAYYDLKAICKDVHIVGLSMGGVIAIIMASVLKPKKLVTLAAATHLTSNRIKFAKFVALFRDKLPKQKSQTYEDPAMETLNREYWSYEWPKQGAELYKLIKMSRKAVRQIVSETLVVAARNDELVPLKAAQFIYDNVRSEKRKLLIFEKSGHVLSNDVEKEAVTDAVLEWLKS; via the coding sequence GTGCGTTTCGTTGATTGCAAGACTGCAAGTTGCTCGCTGCCAGTTTTTCAAATCAACGGCGAAGTGGGGGTTCTGTTCGTCCACGGTTTCACGGGTTCACCCCACGATTTCACTTACATGGCGAAGAAGACCTATGAAGCTGGCTTTACGGTCTCAGTTCCCCGCTTGCCCGGGCACGGTACATGCGGTGAAGATTTCCTAACCACCAAGGCACACGACTGGCTCCGTCGGGCGTTCGATGCCTATTACGATCTGAAAGCGATCTGTAAGGATGTACACATAGTCGGTCTGTCCATGGGTGGGGTTATAGCGATCATCATGGCGTCCGTTTTGAAACCGAAAAAACTTGTGACTTTAGCGGCAGCCACTCACCTGACCAGCAACAGAATAAAATTTGCCAAGTTCGTCGCTCTCTTCAGGGACAAGCTCCCAAAGCAAAAATCGCAGACGTACGAAGATCCCGCGATGGAGACTCTCAACAGAGAGTATTGGTCCTACGAATGGCCCAAGCAGGGCGCAGAACTCTACAAGTTGATCAAGATGTCGAGAAAGGCTGTGCGACAAATAGTTTCTGAAACGCTCGTCGTCGCGGCGCGAAACGATGAACTGGTGCCTCTGAAAGCCGCACAGTTCATCTACGACAACGTGCGCTCTGAGAAGAGAAAACTCTTGATCTTCGAAAAGTCGGGGCACGTACTTTCCAACGACGTGGAGAAGGAAGCGGTGACAGATGCGGTTCTGGAGTGGCTGAAGTCCTGA
- a CDS encoding YkgJ family cysteine cluster protein, whose translation MWRQLESLSRQVSNIYEELDSLHDALDASCNGCRECCKTAARNIEATILEFVPLALHLVESEQFDFWFTKVQTATPNDRCVLFADESIKIEGGCSLHRYRPLVCRLFSASYVRRKNNVEILSCRFLKADLSKKIDRLVEAQAYFDRLYDIDPYLAVQRRDINTAFREALEYVGMKLLLNTPPFLPFAS comes from the coding sequence ATGTGGCGACAATTGGAATCGCTCTCGCGTCAGGTATCGAACATCTATGAAGAACTAGATTCATTGCATGATGCGCTCGATGCCAGTTGCAACGGCTGTAGAGAGTGTTGCAAAACGGCAGCGCGCAACATTGAAGCAACGATTTTGGAGTTTGTTCCGCTTGCTCTTCACCTGGTTGAATCTGAGCAGTTCGACTTTTGGTTCACAAAAGTGCAAACAGCGACGCCGAACGATCGGTGTGTGCTTTTCGCGGATGAATCGATCAAGATAGAAGGTGGATGTTCCTTACATCGATACAGACCACTCGTGTGCCGACTGTTTTCTGCAAGTTACGTCAGAAGAAAAAACAATGTAGAAATTCTATCTTGCCGATTCTTGAAGGCAGACCTTTCAAAGAAAATAGATCGATTGGTGGAAGCTCAGGCCTATTTCGATCGACTGTACGATATCGATCCTTATCTTGCCGTTCAGAGGAGAGACATCAACACAGCCTTTAGAGAGGCTTTAGAATACGTGGGAATGAAACTTTTGTTGAACACGCCTCCTTTTTTGCCATTCGCGAGCTGA